A single genomic interval of Streptomyces graminofaciens harbors:
- a CDS encoding ATP-binding protein — MHEYTSTARVWGLTCPGFPEEVSRARRWTRDILRGSPLADDAELIVSELSANAILHTASGLETGSFHLALAVTRNVIALSVTDGGGTGTAPKVEHQDDEAEHGRGLGMVTALAHRIAIHGSKAGYTVTAELFTGTRPGDRLC, encoded by the coding sequence ATGCACGAGTATACGAGCACCGCCCGGGTCTGGGGACTCACTTGCCCAGGATTTCCGGAAGAGGTGAGCCGGGCCCGCCGCTGGACACGCGACATCCTGCGCGGATCACCCCTGGCCGACGATGCCGAACTGATCGTGAGCGAACTGAGCGCGAACGCAATCCTCCATACGGCCAGCGGCCTGGAGACGGGCAGCTTCCACCTGGCCCTAGCGGTGACCCGCAACGTGATCGCCCTGTCAGTGACGGACGGAGGAGGCACCGGTACGGCCCCGAAAGTCGAGCACCAGGACGACGAGGCCGAACACGGCCGCGGTTTGGGCATGGTCACCGCACTCGCCCACCGAATCGCCATCCACGGCAGCAAGGCTGGCTACACGGTCACTGCGGAACTCTTCACCGGCACCCGACCGGGAGACCGCCTGTGCTGA
- a CDS encoding IS3 family transposase, producing the protein MAPHLWRPTHPRRTQARGHGRGRRRVARLMRAPGLQGRHRRRRQLTTIPDPRAATRPDLVVRDFRPDATALDARWCGDITYVWTEEGRLYLATVIDIASRRVVGWATADHLRTELVADALTAACRQRRPTRPVIFDSDRGCQCTSQQVASLSRELGVRLSVGRTGQCWDNALAESFFATIKRELLDTTAWPSRAAARTAIFDFIEGWYNLHRLHSSLGYRSPAEYETAPAA; encoded by the coding sequence GTGGCACCGCACCTATGGCGCCCCACGCATCCACGCCGTACCCAAGCGCGAGGGCACGGACGCGGTCGACGCCGCGTCGCCCGGCTGATGCGGGCCCCCGGTCTGCAGGGCCGGCACCGCAGACGGCGGCAGCTGACCACGATCCCTGATCCACGGGCTGCTACACGGCCGGACCTCGTTGTCCGGGACTTCCGGCCCGACGCCACGGCCCTCGACGCCCGGTGGTGCGGCGACATCACCTATGTCTGGACCGAGGAGGGCCGGCTGTATCTGGCCACGGTCATCGACATCGCTTCGCGCCGGGTGGTGGGCTGGGCGACGGCCGATCACCTGCGGACCGAGCTGGTCGCCGATGCTCTGACAGCAGCCTGCCGGCAGCGTCGTCCCACCCGGCCGGTGATCTTTGACTCGGATCGCGGCTGTCAGTGCACCAGTCAGCAAGTCGCCTCCCTGTCACGGGAGTTGGGAGTCCGTCTTTCGGTGGGCCGCACCGGGCAATGCTGGGACAACGCGCTCGCCGAGTCGTTCTTCGCCACCATCAAACGGGAGTTGCTCGACACCACCGCCTGGCCCAGCCGAGCCGCAGCCCGCACCGCGATCTTCGACTTCATCGAGGGCTGGTACAACTTGCACCGACTGCACAGCAGCCTCGGCTACCGCAGCCCCGCCGAATACGAGACCGCACCCGCAGCCTGA
- a CDS encoding ATP-binding protein encodes MIHNPPHNPFVEQVAGDYFVGREWQVQEFKSSLAGLEAGQPRHLYIAGLHGTGKTSYLQKLIDTSSTGSVLGVLATLDQATAYDQASTLVKSVAAEIDHKASTRLIEDWESPEGSTHFYLPRRDRLLSDDLRHDLKTLKEIAASSGLSKTVICIDEGHRIEGSALSALKNAMQHLNDYLVILSLLLIHEKGGAVEDGRAMLDRKAGEAQGDYGASRFFAKGIPLGPFETQTEAERCIRRRLQGNPIGFTDTVIALIASVSGRVPHEIIAIGSDVYDRTSREGHQRATKEIFLASFKNRFSHDYGKALEIRSQLSETARRAILTLLEMGRSTEVDALAARMYPDIPKDAQRTVAAGIKGELDRMCNSAFCSEIDGRYEIDHPVRRYALEIALELE; translated from the coding sequence ATGATTCACAACCCACCTCACAATCCGTTCGTCGAACAGGTGGCAGGTGACTATTTCGTTGGGCGCGAATGGCAAGTCCAGGAATTCAAAAGTTCCCTGGCGGGGCTGGAGGCAGGGCAGCCGCGCCATCTATACATTGCTGGACTACACGGAACCGGAAAAACTTCCTACCTGCAGAAGCTTATAGATACGTCAAGCACGGGGAGCGTTCTCGGCGTGCTGGCCACCTTGGACCAAGCTACGGCATATGATCAGGCCTCCACTTTGGTCAAATCTGTCGCGGCTGAAATAGATCACAAAGCTAGCACAAGACTCATTGAGGACTGGGAGAGTCCGGAGGGCTCGACACATTTTTATTTGCCTCGCAGGGATCGCCTACTCAGCGATGATCTCCGACACGACCTAAAGACACTTAAAGAGATCGCTGCTTCATCCGGACTGTCAAAGACTGTCATTTGCATTGACGAGGGCCACCGAATCGAGGGCTCCGCGCTCTCCGCTTTGAAGAATGCGATGCAGCATTTGAATGATTACCTTGTCATTCTATCGCTTCTCCTAATTCACGAAAAGGGGGGAGCGGTTGAGGATGGCCGTGCGATGCTAGACAGAAAAGCCGGTGAAGCTCAGGGCGATTACGGGGCCTCAAGATTTTTTGCAAAGGGGATCCCTTTGGGGCCATTTGAGACGCAGACTGAAGCAGAGCGGTGTATCCGACGCCGTCTCCAAGGAAACCCAATTGGCTTCACGGACACCGTGATCGCACTCATAGCTAGTGTATCTGGGCGAGTGCCACACGAAATTATCGCTATTGGATCCGATGTCTATGACCGCACTTCCCGTGAGGGGCACCAAAGAGCAACCAAAGAGATATTCCTTGCATCCTTCAAGAATCGGTTCAGCCATGATTACGGCAAGGCCCTAGAAATTCGGTCGCAACTTTCGGAGACTGCTCGTCGTGCAATCCTTACGCTCTTGGAAATGGGCAGGTCGACTGAAGTAGATGCTCTAGCTGCACGGATGTATCCCGACATACCAAAAGACGCACAAAGAACCGTCGCCGCCGGCATAAAGGGAGAGCTTGACCGAATGTGCAATTCGGCATTTTGTTCTGAGATTGACGGTCGTTACGAGATAGATCATCCCGTGCGTCGGTACGCACTTGAGATCGCACTGGAGCTGGAATGA
- a CDS encoding SRPBCC family protein: MAERTDGQTSGGLGTLTKELPTDRLLEETQNLLAALGERAVAKMTDKVQDLAHGGGLGGGLKSKLALAGGKHFLKSAVGGAISQAKDKVKETLSGALGGGDKTNKKLKVVNIVEQIDVGLPVSDAYNQWTQFEDFPNFMKKVEDVEQESETVTNWKAQIFLSHRKWKATVIEQVPDEMIVWESKGDKGHVDGAVTFHEAGPHLTRILLVLQYHPQGMFEHTGNLWRAQGRRARLELKHFRRHAMSQVLLHPEEVEGWRGEVRDGEVVRSDEEVRDEEAADEEEQGEEQPEDEFEEAEAEEEEPRDEEEEEEPEAEEEEPEAEEEEEEEPEAEEEEPEAEEEEPAGHRRRQPSAKAR, translated from the coding sequence ATGGCTGAACGAACCGACGGCCAGACTTCGGGCGGCCTGGGCACGTTGACCAAAGAACTACCTACCGACCGGTTGCTGGAAGAAACGCAGAACCTCCTCGCCGCCCTCGGAGAGCGAGCAGTCGCCAAAATGACGGACAAGGTCCAGGATCTGGCTCACGGCGGGGGACTGGGTGGCGGTCTCAAATCCAAGTTGGCGCTCGCGGGGGGCAAGCACTTCCTGAAGTCCGCCGTTGGCGGCGCCATTTCCCAGGCGAAGGACAAGGTCAAGGAGACGCTGTCCGGCGCCCTGGGCGGCGGTGACAAGACGAACAAGAAGCTCAAGGTCGTCAACATCGTTGAACAGATCGACGTGGGCCTTCCCGTCTCCGACGCCTACAACCAGTGGACGCAGTTCGAGGACTTCCCCAACTTCATGAAGAAGGTGGAGGACGTCGAGCAGGAATCCGAGACGGTGACGAACTGGAAGGCGCAGATCTTCCTCTCTCACCGCAAGTGGAAGGCGACCGTCATCGAGCAGGTGCCGGACGAGATGATCGTCTGGGAGTCGAAGGGTGACAAGGGCCATGTCGACGGGGCGGTGACCTTCCATGAGGCCGGGCCGCACCTCACCAGGATCCTGCTGGTTCTGCAGTACCACCCGCAGGGCATGTTCGAGCATACCGGGAACCTCTGGCGTGCCCAGGGCCGCAGGGCACGGCTCGAACTGAAGCACTTCCGCCGGCACGCCATGAGCCAGGTACTTCTGCACCCCGAGGAGGTCGAGGGGTGGCGGGGCGAGGTGCGCGACGGCGAGGTGGTGCGCAGCGATGAGGAAGTGCGCGACGAGGAGGCCGCGGACGAGGAGGAGCAGGGCGAAGAGCAGCCCGAGGACGAATTCGAAGAGGCGGAGGCGGAGGAAGAGGAGCCGCGTGACGAGGAGGAGGAAGAAGAGCCCGAGGCGGAGGAAGAGGAGCCCGAGGCGGAGGAAGAGGAGGAGGAAGAGCCCGAGGCGGAGGAAGAGGAGCCCGAGGCGGAGGAAGAAGAACCGGCTGGCCATCGGCGCCGGCAGCCCTCAGCGAAGGCCAGGTGA
- a CDS encoding transposase has product MESMGKKKPRPRRSFTPEFKAEIVELCRRGDRSVGQTAKDFDLAETAVRLWVSQAEVDAGERDGLTSSEREEPAALRRENRRLREDVEVLKRATAFFAKETR; this is encoded by the coding sequence ATGGAGAGCATGGGGAAGAAGAAGCCTCGGCCTCGCCGTTCGTTCACGCCGGAGTTCAAGGCCGAGATCGTCGAGCTGTGCCGGCGCGGTGACCGCTCGGTCGGTCAGACCGCCAAGGACTTCGATCTGGCCGAGACCGCGGTGCGGCTGTGGGTCAGCCAGGCCGAGGTCGACGCGGGCGAACGTGACGGCCTGACCAGCAGTGAACGCGAGGAGCCGGCCGCGCTGCGGAGGGAGAACCGCCGACTGCGCGAGGACGTGGAGGTCCTCAAGCGGGCGACGGCTTTCTTCGCGAAGGAGACCCGGTGA
- a CDS encoding fatty acid desaturase family protein codes for MSRNIMVHPPPSETSGSDFARLSRKIADAGLLGRRPGYYALRITVVAGLYVSGWAAVALIGDSWWTLTVAGFLAVVFGQVALLAHDAAHRQVFRRRRASEVSGRIAGAGIGMGYGWWQDKHTRHHANPNHEELDPDLDPNLLVWSQDQARAAKGLPRLIGRWQAFLFFPLLTLEGFNLHVSSVKALANRSLKHRTLDGTLLFAHFAVYLTVLLWLLPHGMAIAFLAVHQCLFGVYLGSLFAPNHKGMPILKGEDRPDFLRRQVLTSRNVRGGRFTDIALGGLNHQIEHHLFPSMPSPNLRKARTIVRRYCEELGVDYVETGLITSYQQALTSLHQAGAPLRHVRVPA; via the coding sequence ATGAGCAGAAACATCATGGTCCACCCCCCGCCCTCGGAGACGTCCGGCAGTGACTTCGCCCGATTGTCGAGAAAGATCGCTGATGCCGGCCTGCTGGGACGCCGTCCCGGCTATTACGCACTGCGGATCACAGTGGTGGCCGGCCTCTACGTCAGTGGGTGGGCCGCCGTCGCACTCATCGGCGACAGTTGGTGGACACTGACCGTCGCCGGCTTCCTGGCCGTCGTCTTCGGTCAGGTCGCCCTGCTCGCCCATGACGCGGCCCACCGTCAGGTGTTCCGCCGACGCCGGGCCAGCGAGGTGTCCGGACGGATCGCCGGTGCCGGTATCGGGATGGGCTACGGGTGGTGGCAGGACAAACACACCCGCCACCACGCCAACCCCAACCATGAGGAACTCGACCCCGACCTCGACCCCAACCTGCTGGTCTGGTCCCAGGACCAGGCCCGGGCCGCCAAAGGGCTCCCCCGCCTGATCGGCCGCTGGCAGGCGTTCCTGTTCTTCCCCCTCCTCACACTGGAGGGCTTCAACCTGCACGTGTCCAGCGTGAAGGCGCTGGCCAATCGCTCACTCAAGCACCGAACGCTCGACGGCACCCTGCTCTTCGCGCACTTCGCGGTCTACCTGACCGTCCTGCTCTGGCTGCTGCCACACGGCATGGCGATCGCCTTCCTCGCCGTCCACCAGTGCCTGTTCGGCGTCTACCTCGGCTCGCTCTTCGCGCCCAACCACAAGGGCATGCCGATCCTGAAGGGCGAAGACCGCCCGGACTTCCTCCGCCGCCAAGTGCTCACCTCACGCAACGTGCGCGGCGGCCGGTTCACCGACATCGCACTGGGCGGACTGAACCATCAGATCGAGCACCATCTGTTCCCCAGCATGCCCAGCCCCAACCTGCGCAAGGCCCGGACCATCGTCCGCCGCTACTGCGAGGAACTGGGCGTGGACTACGTCGAGACCGGGCTGATCACCTCCTACCAGCAGGCCCTCACCAGCCTCCATCAGGCCGGAGCACCGCTCCGGCACGTCCGCGTCCCCGCCTAG
- a CDS encoding IS4 family transposase, whose product MLTRWVPPSLVDEVVRAAGRGERRVRLLPARVVVYFVLAMVLFPECGYRRVWASLTARWPGSALADPSAAALRQARRRLGVEPLALLFDRLRGTVGTPATPGVFWRSLRLVAWDGTCVEVADSEANVARFRRHAARTTRPAGYPQVRLTALVECGTRALIDAVFGPQQYTEWPQARALLPSLQPGMLLLADRGYDGFEALRDAAATGADVLWRVQAGRLLPVIRPLPDGTHLTLVTDRRSGDRLTRWMRHGRRGPMPAHLTALTLRVISYRVTRTAADGTFRTSTVRLVTTLLDPHEHPAAELAVLYQQRWEIETAYYGLKVTLRGADRVLRSRTVAGVEQELLALLTVYQAARIAMTQAATTAGVDPDRLSLTTALHTIRLTLITANTTGPTLLAEVLLKARNLAPTRRRSRTSPRCVKRTLSPYAYNKTKGSVGHKTTVTTTITLTSADRP is encoded by the coding sequence GTGTTGACGCGGTGGGTGCCGCCGTCGCTGGTGGACGAGGTGGTTCGAGCGGCGGGCCGGGGTGAGCGGCGGGTGCGGCTGCTGCCGGCGCGGGTGGTGGTCTACTTCGTGCTGGCCATGGTGCTGTTCCCGGAGTGTGGATACCGCCGGGTGTGGGCGTCGTTGACGGCCAGGTGGCCCGGTTCGGCACTTGCCGATCCATCGGCAGCGGCTCTGCGGCAGGCTCGTCGGCGGTTGGGGGTCGAGCCGCTGGCGTTGCTGTTCGACCGGCTTCGCGGCACGGTGGGCACCCCGGCAACGCCGGGGGTGTTCTGGCGGAGTCTGCGGCTGGTGGCCTGGGACGGCACCTGCGTGGAGGTGGCGGACAGCGAAGCGAACGTGGCCCGGTTCAGGCGGCATGCGGCCCGCACCACACGTCCGGCCGGCTATCCCCAGGTGCGGCTGACCGCGCTGGTGGAGTGCGGGACCCGTGCCCTAATCGATGCGGTGTTCGGGCCGCAGCAGTACACCGAGTGGCCGCAGGCCCGTGCTCTGCTGCCCTCTCTGCAGCCTGGCATGCTGCTGCTTGCCGACCGCGGCTACGACGGCTTCGAGGCCCTGCGGGACGCTGCTGCCACCGGCGCCGATGTGCTGTGGCGGGTGCAGGCAGGGCGTCTGCTGCCCGTCATCCGCCCGTTGCCGGACGGCACCCATCTCACCCTGGTCACCGACCGGCGCTCCGGTGACCGGCTCACCCGGTGGATGCGCCACGGCCGCCGCGGTCCGATGCCCGCACACCTGACCGCCCTCACGCTGCGTGTGATCAGCTACCGGGTCACCCGGACCGCCGCGGACGGCACCTTTCGCACCAGCACGGTCCGCCTGGTCACCACGCTGCTCGACCCGCACGAGCACCCGGCCGCCGAGCTGGCCGTCCTCTACCAGCAGCGCTGGGAGATCGAGACCGCCTACTACGGGCTCAAGGTCACCCTGCGCGGAGCCGACCGCGTCCTGCGCTCACGCACCGTCGCGGGAGTTGAACAGGAACTCCTCGCGCTGCTGACCGTCTACCAGGCCGCCCGCATCGCCATGACCCAGGCGGCCACCACCGCCGGGGTCGACCCCGACCGGCTGTCCTTGACCACGGCCCTGCACACCATCCGGCTCACGCTGATCACCGCCAACACCACAGGACCGACCCTCCTTGCGGAAGTCCTGCTGAAAGCACGCAACCTCGCGCCCACACGGCGCCGTTCACGCACCAGCCCGCGGTGCGTCAAACGCACCCTGTCGCCCTACGCCTACAACAAGACCAAAGGCAGCGTCGGACACAAGACGACCGTGACCACCACCATCACCCTGACCAGCGCCGACAGACCTTAA
- a CDS encoding ETEC_3214 domain-containing protein has product MNELSTLADIGKIMGGVVAALTLIGTVTEWWKKGPGRRRTWTKNFKQLAPGVRPAYVEALFGEPAFELTVPVLSLTPGEGSRLSVTERVWPLATEGYLTTWGSESDVVAYSLTTTSKRFKPKIRMGSSWYSNGPALNVRLGRTRLAQVSNALDLPHPEEIASWKGARRHEYYEVYYFGNPGHYMTWMCGVSGTGYRAGEAGAMERLGPENSAFLRGDLIERLPVDQQQELDTYRTRAVVNSLMVQGMERLNICPEVPRSGPDYDVVRTLEKTPGVFGKIRIRRELRRVEGRPGVWEAVRRRLPRRLLRGARGPRPPL; this is encoded by the coding sequence GTGAACGAGCTGAGCACTCTTGCCGACATCGGCAAGATCATGGGCGGGGTGGTGGCGGCGCTGACCCTCATCGGAACGGTGACCGAGTGGTGGAAGAAGGGTCCGGGCAGGCGACGAACCTGGACCAAGAACTTCAAGCAGCTCGCCCCAGGCGTGCGGCCGGCCTACGTTGAAGCGCTGTTCGGGGAGCCTGCCTTTGAGCTGACGGTGCCGGTGTTGAGTCTCACGCCTGGCGAGGGAAGTCGCCTGAGTGTGACGGAGCGGGTCTGGCCCCTGGCGACAGAGGGCTACCTGACGACCTGGGGCAGCGAGTCAGACGTCGTGGCCTACTCGCTCACTACCACAAGTAAGCGGTTCAAGCCCAAGATCCGTATGGGTTCCTCCTGGTACTCAAACGGGCCCGCCCTGAATGTGCGCCTGGGTCGCACGCGGCTCGCTCAAGTCAGTAACGCTCTGGACCTGCCGCACCCGGAAGAAATCGCCTCATGGAAGGGTGCTCGGCGGCACGAGTACTACGAGGTGTACTACTTCGGGAACCCAGGGCATTACATGACGTGGATGTGCGGTGTCTCCGGTACCGGTTATCGGGCTGGTGAAGCAGGAGCCATGGAGCGGCTCGGTCCTGAGAACTCGGCGTTCCTCCGGGGTGACCTGATCGAAAGACTTCCAGTGGATCAACAGCAGGAATTGGACACGTACCGCACCCGTGCGGTCGTGAACAGCCTGATGGTTCAAGGCATGGAACGGCTGAACATTTGCCCGGAGGTACCGCGCAGCGGTCCTGACTACGACGTAGTACGGACACTTGAGAAGACCCCGGGGGTCTTCGGCAAGATCAGGATTCGACGAGAGTTGCGAAGAGTGGAGGGACGCCCGGGGGTCTGGGAGGCAGTCCGGCGTCGTCTTCCTAGACGGTTGCTGCGAGGGGCAAGAGGCCCACGGCCACCCCTTTAG
- a CDS encoding Uma2 family endonuclease — protein sequence MTAEMMAPAWMHEQITAEEYESWSEEQCAGIEIVDGMVVVSPSASKRHNRLARILANALDAAAGTEWNADTDFDVRLQDVPLTNRRPDVVVYRADTIDITPTRPEHVLLVAEVVSPGSETTDRIVKVDQYAKAGIAFYWRIEQAATGVPLVYTYVLDPATKTYRDGDVFTGVLKVAAPFPVEIDLGQV from the coding sequence ATGACGGCCGAGATGATGGCCCCGGCGTGGATGCATGAGCAGATCACGGCGGAGGAGTACGAGTCCTGGTCCGAGGAGCAGTGCGCCGGTATTGAGATCGTGGACGGGATGGTCGTCGTCAGTCCGAGTGCGTCCAAGCGGCACAACCGGCTGGCCCGGATTCTGGCGAACGCCCTGGATGCCGCCGCGGGCACGGAGTGGAACGCCGACACGGACTTCGACGTCCGGCTTCAGGACGTCCCGCTCACGAATCGCCGCCCGGACGTCGTCGTGTACCGCGCAGACACGATCGACATCACCCCGACCCGCCCTGAGCACGTGCTGCTGGTCGCGGAGGTGGTGTCGCCAGGCTCGGAAACCACCGACCGGATCGTGAAGGTCGACCAGTACGCCAAGGCAGGCATCGCCTTCTACTGGCGGATCGAGCAGGCCGCGACCGGCGTTCCGCTCGTGTACACCTACGTCCTCGACCCCGCCACGAAGACCTACCGGGACGGAGACGTGTTCACCGGCGTCCTCAAGGTAGCGGCCCCCTTCCCGGTGGAGATCGACCTAGGCCAGGTCTGA
- a CDS encoding prenyltransferase/squalene oxidase repeat-containing protein — translation MITEDSGLWEEVLSGREESFIPRILRNSVRYLTNARDSHRGWPPYPGLPSDLHCSCVAIEALRAISDDDDTYEVPIAEAASFIRDEYGGKASGGSIEELLDLMTVSISEEDKNSEYASALHQQFQAAFHAANSGNRTLSTQILSRALYISTQWSNEDQLSLSLLSLVLKRQRAQTGAWSQIEGSDEDSISATAWAVRAISKISTKESNGATSNGLQYIKSQLVDRGWEGACAGGGLLTTAVVLRAVSAVDLRDDLDLVDSGVEYLRSQINPDGGWGGGTGEVSSVEHTAAAVVALAESGENKFVPVRITRETVNALQSQVAEIASERDSLTEDFEGRILEHCGRVKRERDDFRKRVRQAEARASELEEAVAQLQRGIAERDHERLSLMSTIRPAQLMNRRGISRSERLLCIPIFILLGVTVAAPYVLKSTEIAAIVSSVSILALVLLFLYWFRRVTYRRNSFLVDRLMAEQLLFEPSLKPHRRVQLDILLDSFRYATEDFPPSIREELVYRLLRDGVDIPQDIGSRYIRELMLDLHIPPRRSQGLEAWLERVMSLDPDNRRILFSQLRRAIL, via the coding sequence ATGATTACAGAAGATTCCGGACTCTGGGAAGAGGTTCTTTCAGGGCGCGAGGAGAGTTTCATACCCAGAATTTTGCGAAACTCTGTCCGTTACCTGACTAACGCCAGAGATTCCCACAGAGGGTGGCCTCCTTATCCAGGGCTGCCTAGCGACTTGCACTGCTCATGTGTCGCGATAGAAGCACTGAGAGCCATTAGCGATGATGATGACACCTACGAAGTCCCCATCGCAGAAGCCGCTTCCTTTATTAGGGACGAATACGGCGGGAAAGCAAGTGGGGGTTCAATTGAGGAACTCCTTGACTTGATGACTGTTTCAATATCGGAAGAAGATAAGAACTCTGAGTATGCATCGGCCCTTCATCAACAGTTCCAAGCGGCATTTCATGCGGCAAACTCGGGAAATCGCACTCTGTCAACTCAAATACTAAGTAGAGCACTGTACATTTCGACGCAATGGTCCAACGAGGATCAATTGTCCCTTTCGTTGCTTTCTTTGGTCTTGAAACGTCAGCGAGCACAGACGGGTGCGTGGTCTCAGATAGAGGGATCTGATGAGGACTCGATTTCTGCAACTGCGTGGGCCGTTCGAGCTATTTCAAAAATAAGCACCAAAGAATCCAATGGGGCAACCTCGAATGGTCTTCAATATATTAAATCTCAGCTCGTGGACCGAGGCTGGGAGGGAGCGTGTGCCGGAGGCGGACTATTGACAACAGCCGTGGTTCTCCGCGCGGTTTCTGCGGTCGATCTACGTGATGACTTGGACCTCGTCGACTCTGGCGTCGAGTACTTGCGGAGTCAGATAAACCCTGATGGGGGCTGGGGCGGCGGCACCGGCGAAGTCAGCAGCGTTGAGCACACCGCTGCTGCGGTCGTAGCCCTAGCCGAAAGCGGAGAGAATAAATTTGTACCCGTTAGGATAACCCGAGAAACGGTCAACGCTCTGCAGTCTCAAGTAGCGGAAATAGCGTCCGAGCGAGATTCCCTCACTGAGGACTTCGAAGGCAGAATCTTGGAACACTGTGGAAGGGTAAAGAGGGAGCGAGACGATTTTAGAAAGAGAGTACGACAGGCCGAGGCGAGGGCTTCCGAGCTAGAGGAAGCGGTTGCACAATTGCAGCGTGGAATCGCAGAACGAGACCATGAGCGCCTGAGTCTCATGAGCACTATACGACCTGCTCAACTCATGAATAGGCGAGGCATCTCTCGATCGGAGCGCCTACTCTGCATACCTATTTTCATCCTCCTCGGTGTAACTGTTGCCGCACCATACGTGTTGAAGAGTACAGAGATTGCAGCAATAGTATCCTCCGTCTCAATACTTGCTCTAGTGCTACTTTTTCTCTACTGGTTTAGGCGCGTTACTTATCGGAGAAATAGTTTCTTGGTCGATCGACTCATGGCGGAGCAGCTACTGTTCGAACCGTCTCTTAAACCTCACCGTCGAGTACAGCTTGATATTCTGCTGGATAGCTTCCGCTACGCAACCGAGGATTTTCCTCCAAGTATTCGGGAGGAACTCGTCTATCGGCTTCTCCGCGACGGAGTCGACATTCCGCAGGACATCGGCAGCCGATACATACGCGAACTAATGCTCGATCTGCACATACCTCCACGTCGCTCGCAAGGCCTAGAGGCGTGGCTGGAACGTGTCATGTCACTTGATCCAGACAATAGGAGAATACTTTTCAGCCAGCTAAGGAGGGCGATCCTTTGA
- a CDS encoding type II toxin-antitoxin system HicB family antitoxin, with amino-acid sequence MADTRTYHAVATQDGAHWVVTVDDLPEGLVGVTQGRTWSEARKMAADVVAMLLEVPEEAFEVVMRPADPDMANAIITAEKAREEAELANKAAAEALAAAARTLTAKATVRDAGSMLGVSHQYIAKLAPKKG; translated from the coding sequence GTGGCCGACACTAGGACTTACCACGCAGTTGCCACCCAAGACGGGGCACACTGGGTAGTTACCGTTGACGATCTCCCTGAGGGGCTCGTTGGTGTTACCCAGGGTCGCACGTGGAGCGAGGCGCGGAAGATGGCTGCGGACGTAGTAGCCATGCTGCTGGAGGTGCCTGAGGAGGCATTTGAGGTTGTGATGCGGCCGGCCGATCCAGACATGGCCAACGCCATCATCACGGCCGAGAAGGCCCGGGAAGAAGCCGAGCTGGCCAATAAGGCTGCCGCTGAAGCATTGGCGGCAGCTGCGCGAACCCTAACCGCGAAGGCCACGGTCAGGGATGCGGGCTCGATGCTCGGCGTCTCACATCAGTACATCGCCAAGCTCGCTCCAAAGAAGGGTTGA
- a CDS encoding DUF4145 domain-containing protein yields MRPVGGAEVVPDQDSRLNVGFEAYRCANCRRLVLAHGWTDFKPTNDWDDAPSDLWDHPQAQQPRWLPPAKSNRTFPDVPAAIESLAVEAHDCLSIKADRAAVALARAVVEASAKEKGVARGSLIAKIDELHQLGLLRGHIKEAAHEVRFGGNEVAHGDLTPVDHEAAEEILTLMDEVLNDLFQSPARVARARQRRLERSQAGPASVHTSASEGQPST; encoded by the coding sequence ATGAGACCGGTCGGCGGTGCCGAAGTGGTCCCCGATCAGGACAGCCGTCTCAACGTGGGATTCGAAGCCTATCGATGTGCCAACTGCCGCCGGCTGGTCCTCGCCCACGGGTGGACCGACTTCAAGCCTACGAATGATTGGGACGACGCACCTTCCGATCTCTGGGACCACCCTCAGGCCCAGCAGCCACGATGGCTTCCCCCGGCGAAGTCCAACAGGACGTTCCCAGATGTCCCCGCAGCGATCGAGTCGCTAGCGGTTGAGGCGCACGATTGTCTGAGTATCAAGGCTGACCGAGCTGCCGTGGCACTTGCCCGTGCAGTAGTCGAGGCATCCGCGAAGGAAAAAGGTGTCGCCAGAGGGAGCCTGATCGCGAAGATCGATGAGCTGCACCAACTCGGGTTGCTCCGCGGGCACATCAAAGAAGCCGCACACGAGGTGCGCTTCGGCGGCAATGAGGTAGCCCATGGCGATCTCACCCCCGTTGATCACGAGGCAGCCGAAGAAATTCTGACACTCATGGATGAGGTGCTTAACGACCTCTTTCAGTCCCCGGCTCGCGTGGCCCGTGCCCGTCAGCGACGCCTGGAACGATCCCAAGCAGGCCCCGCGTCGGTGCACACCAGCGCGTCAGAAGGACAGCCCAGCACCTGA